TAGGGGGCTCGTAGGTGCTGATCAACAGAGGGGGTACTTTATTGGCAGGCATGAGGATGCAGTCGAGTTGGTGATCGTCGAAGTACTTCTTCATATCCTCTCTAAGCTTGTCTCTGGCCGTCATCGCTGCCTGGTAAAGCTCAGGACTGACTGGGTGCTGAACTATAGACTGGAATACCTCTCTGACATCTGGTGATGCTATCTTGTTGACGACTTCTTCAACTGGTACTCTGTGTCCGTGGTGATCCAAGTACTCCTGAAGTCGAGGGATGAGCTCATAGTTTATGGTTGGTAGGAAGTAGCTGCTAAACATCTCAGCAACTCCTGGAACTTCACCTTCGTCTATGATGGTAAAACCTTTGTCTTTGAGCTCTGCCAAGAATTTCTCCGCGTATTCCTGGACCGTAGGGTCTAAACCTTCCCAGAAGTGAGGTCTCGCCACTCCAATTCTAATATCTGCTGGTGTGACGTCATCGAGAGGTTCCTCCCCTGTCATCACGTGATCTAGGATCGCGATATCATTGGCGCACCTTGTGATGGGGCCGACTGAGTCTCTAACATGCGTCATCTTGACGCCGTAGTCAGCCGGCCAACGGCCGCTTGTAGTGCGCAGACCGAAGACTCCATTGAAGGAAGAGGGAATTCGGATTGATCCACCGGTGTCAGTACCGAGGGCAACGGGGACGATATCAGCGGCGACGGCCCCTCCACTTCCACCGCTACTCCCCCCGCAAATGTAGTCAAAGTTGTGAAAGTTGTGGCTATCTCCTGTGTACGGATTGATGGTTGACGCTCCAGCAGCCAGCTCGTGCATGTTGGTCCTACCAGCGTGGATTGCCCCTGCGTCAAAAAGCCTCTTAGCAACCTCAGCTGTGTGCTTGGGTTTGAGACCAGCTAGACCCGGAGTACAAGCTCCAGTCGCCTCTCCTTCTACGTCGATGTTATCCTTTAAGGCGATTAGGATTCCTTCAAGAGGTCGATTGGTCTTGATCTGATACCTGACATCTGCCTCCTTGGCTTTCTGCAACATCCGCTCTGTATCCATGGAGACGAAGTAGTTGAAAATCTTCAGGTCCTCAGCCCGCTGGATCATCCGCTTAGTATACCCTTCACACGTCAGGGTACCTTTCTTGAAGCGGTCCAGGAGATCTCCGATTGTAAGACGATACATCTTGAACAAAATTTCAGCAAAACCTGCAAAGAATTGGGCAAGATGTTTAGACACCATTCAGCCACTGGCAAGGATATTTTACACACACagagtattattattttaatcacATTAGTTTTCATGACCAACAAATAGTTAATgacttgacgtttcgacccttgcagagtctttctcgaaggctcaAGTTTCCATGACTTCAACTCAATATCTTTTAGCGCAAATGATACAATAGTGTCttaagctttgcatggtgtgggaAGAGAATAAACTATACATAAATattaaacttgtgggtacagcCATTATGTATAAACCACACCcttgctcttttcagagccaacactcatacaaagagatgtacacatggttataatacccgcaagtttacaatTAACTATATTTTCGTCCGATTGCTATGCAAAATAATTATGTGTATTTTGACTGTACAGCGATTTGAAATAgtgataaagcgctttataactGCAGTTAAGTTAAAATGGTTGTAGTTGGGACATAGTAGAAATATAGAGAGTTGTTTttatcatctaaaaaaaaatatgcgcAGGTATAGGCCAAACTGTCAATAATAAAAGATTATCCTTTTGACCATGACGAGTGATCACATTGCATTGAAAAGATTATTGTTGttgctttggttttttttttttaaggttgaaCTTACCTTACAAATGGACAGACTTTCAGCTTCTGACAAGTCGTGCACAGAGTTTAGGGTTAGTGATCGTCACAATAAGGTATCGCGTATTGTTAACGTAAGGTAACGTAcaaacgtaacgtaacgtaacgtaacgtaactcAGCAAATCACACCACCGGTGTCTTTATTCAGTTCTCATTAGCCCTCTTCACACGAGCGCTGATAACCAACGTCCTACTGCGATAAAATTGCACCGATCGGCCGTGTGAAACCACTCTAATTTATACAATTCAAACACCGCGAGGCAGTATGTTCTCACACTGGGGTGTTGCCTAAACCCCTCAAATAATGCTACAGGATTCCCATTTACTGACAGTTCCGGTCCGTTTGTTGTTTGCAATCAACCATGGCATCAGTGTGCACTGACAATGTAAACTGATAACCATTCTAATCCAGATACGTCTTTATCGTCCGGGTGGTAAGAGCACGTGATTGTGAATTATGCAAAATATGTTTAGATATagctcaaataataataacaatacacggtttttatatagcgctttttcacggggtgtctcaaagcgcttccgacattatttcccctggtcactgggccttaaatcatccctaaaaccatctcagctccctggggagtatacagcctgtgcgacaattatatgcgctacatggctaaaccaatcacaagaaccatctctgccctcacaggtacccatttacccctgggtggagagaagcaattatagttaagtgtcttgctcagggacacaagtgtcacgacctggattcgaacccacactctgttgaacagaagcatcagagcttgagttcggtgctcttatccactcggccacgacaccctcaAAGTCTCCTTTTATGGTGTTTGAATAACACTATTAAAAGCTCACACCATCAGTGAATTACTTTATTCCTCTGTCAATTCAAAGtctattttattaatttttggacTCATCATGTGTATTGGTTTGGTCAATTTTATTTAGTCTATCCCCTTGTTTACTATTAATTGGAATTATTTGTTGTATGAacgggaaacaaaacaaaacaaaccagaaCACgtattttaaaagcactggacactcttggtaattatatactcaaaattaattaatgttagcataaaaactaatgacaacgatcaatggagagctgctgatagtataaaacattgtgagaaacggctccctctgaagtaacgtagtttttgagaaagaggtactttttttcactcaaatattaaaacaccCCATCCCCATTATGACGCGAACTATACAAACTAGCATACTTCTGggaagcgccctctgttgaatcccACTGCTACCTCCAGCCTATGTTAAAttccaagggggggggggggggggaggggacatAGGCGCTCTTCAAAACCATgtctttggctttggattcgcaGCTCAGCTTAGCTTGGCCCGCggttgtttttgacaatttgcgcgtgctttgcgtacgcacTTGGGGCTTCAGCTCAGACGAGAAGACGGTTTGGGATTTGTTTTCTGGGATAAAtagcaggggccaatttcatagagctgcttaggcaaaaaatttgcttaagcgcgaaaatagctcgcttattttacacatgttactggccaaaatgtcatgccatatacattgcttatgactagtatttagctgttgtttacttagcataacaattgagtggagtcttggccggtaatctgattttactaagcaatgaattttttgcttaagcaaaagcagctatatgaaattgggcccatataatattcaaaatggttgacctaccaaaaatttaaaagaaacctGAAGTTTATAGTTGTCATAGTTGTCTGAAAatgtatttgattttttttttttttttttttttaatcttaggGATATTTATTATTTAGCATTGGTTGCTGTATAACAGCCCAACTCGATTTCAATTCTTTTTAACATAAATCCTTGTTCAACTAAGGGCAGCCCATTTCAAAGTTTCTTatgcatttttattatttcttttgtacattacatgtcccatcatcttttttttttatttatttatttatttttttttttttttatacactttCATCTATTTTTATGGTAAAAACATGATTTCTGTACTTgcttttactcaaaatatctgaagaaaaaaaatctgattcaacgatattttttatatattatactGGAACAACTACAGATCTCAAACAGCCGGCTACATGTACCATAATATTATTGTCACATTTTTCTAGAACACTTGAACAAGACCTGTTGGATACATACTATTCTGTCAAGTCACTGTTAATTTACAATTCTCATGTTATACTTATAGTTATTTTCATCCATCGCTATCTTTGTCTAGTCTCAACTGTCGTCtttaattttgatatttgtgtagacttgtggacaactcgttaatggtcccacgagttgcagcggtgctcctccagatcactgctctcgcgcgaactgttGCCCGACTAATGATATGGGGAGTAGAACGTGtcgggcaaccagcagttcgcgcaaCGAGAGcgccgccacaactcgactatctgaCCGCGGGatcattaacgacttgtccccAAGTCTAATAATAAGTGTGTGTAATCagggaggtagaattctacctccagaGTGTAATGTTGTGTGATATTGTCCCCGTGGTGTCTTTTCAAAAGGGATCAAGTGAGTTCTTTTGTGcttcactttttttctttccatgctGGCTCAATTTTCATCTGCTGTTTACCAAGTTTCAATAatctattttattgtttaataaattatttaattggtaatattgtcaaagaccagtcttctcaattggtgtatctcaacataattatgcacaaaataaaaaacctgtgaaaatttgagctcaatatattggtcgttgaagttgcgagataataatgaaagaaaaaaaacaacctcgccacgcgaagttgtgtgctttcagatgtttgatttcgagacctcaaaatctaattccggggtctcgaaatcaaaatcgtggaaaattacttctttcttgaaaaccacgttacttcagagggagccgtttctcgcaatgtgtatactattaacctctccctataactcgttaccaagtaaggttttatgctaataaccattttgagtaattatagtTTCCACTGCGAGTTTTAGTGTGGTACACACTATCAATAGCCCCCTCAACCTTGTGTGCGTTGCGGCTTGTAATGACGTCACACAGTCGTTTTGGGTCAATAGGTTCGAATTATAATTATGATAAGATGGATCAAAGGTTCAAACCATAGAGTAAGAGGAAATAATTCTTTTATTGGTTGACCTCCCTTGTTGCGCGGTGGATCGACAGGCACTGAGCCACCGTTGATTTCGTCGATCGTACGGTAGCCTCTAGCTCTCTCACCAACGACTCGCAGTCCCAAAGTCTTCCCACCTGGATTGTAGGTAAGTACtaagacccaatttcatggagctgcttaagcaaaattgttgcttaaaggcagtggacactaattggtaattactcaaaataattgttagtataaaaccttacttgataacgagtaatggggagaggttgacgctGTAAAAcgtagtgagaaacggctcgacTTCTgacgtgacgtagttttcgtgaaagaagtaatttttccacgaatttgatttcgagacctcaagtttagaatttgaggtcccgaaatcaagcatctcaaagcacacaacttcatgtgacaagagtgttttttctttcattattatctcgcatcttcgacgaccaattgagctcaaatgtttacaggtttgttattttatgcataatgttgagatacaccaactgtgaatactagtctttgacaggtacaatagtgtccactgtacaGAAGTTTGTACAAAGACTGGTGTTTTGATAACTACCTATATTGACTAATCTGGTCCGTGTCATCGTCATTTTGTCCTTGTCGTGTCCTATAGTCCCTGGTTGTCACAAGGACATGTACAAACGCAGTATGCTTATAACTGTTTTCCCTGCATGTTGACTTGCATGCTAATTACACTCGATATTATATTCTGTTTGAATATTCttgacatttttttatattgaattATGCCGTACCCATcttttcat
This region of Asterias amurensis chromosome 22, ASM3211899v1 genomic DNA includes:
- the LOC139954045 gene encoding mandelamide hydrolase-like, translating into MYRLTIGDLLDRFKKGTLTCEGYTKRMIQRAEDLKIFNYFVSMDTERMLQKAKEADVRYQIKTNRPLEGILIALKDNIDVEGEATGACTPGLAGLKPKHTAEVAKRLFDAGAIHAGRTNMHELAAGASTINPYTGDSHNFHNFDYICGGSSGGSGGAVAADIVPVALGTDTGGSIRIPSSFNGVFGLRTTSGRWPADYGVKMTHVRDSVGPITRCANDIAILDHVMTGEEPLDDVTPADIRIGVARPHFWEGLDPTVQEYAEKFLAELKDKGFTIIDEGEVPGVAEMFSSYFLPTINYELIPRLQEYLDHHGHRVPVEEVVNKIASPDVREVFQSIVQHPVSPELYQAAMTARDKLREDMKKYFDDHQLDCILMPANKVPPLLISTYEPPTEDAITHNEDCGNICNNPSLVIPGGRVRGSGVPFGMQIEGLTGNDRRLIAVARAIEKALELKTV